One genomic region from Amycolatopsis sp. FBCC-B4732 encodes:
- a CDS encoding RNA polymerase sigma factor → MTEAAPVTGADQFTEVHDRHFAGIYRYVAGRLGAQAAEDVAAETFLVAYDRRSTFDPARGDLRAWLFGIATNLVSRHRRKEARHYRALTRIEVPPPVEGHENRVVLSGQLAKALARLTAGERDVLLLVALADLGYAEVGEALGISPGTVGSRLTRARKKLAPVLAPEASDG, encoded by the coding sequence ATGACAGAGGCAGCCCCGGTGACCGGCGCCGACCAGTTCACCGAGGTGCACGACCGCCACTTCGCCGGGATCTACCGCTACGTCGCCGGCCGCCTCGGCGCCCAGGCCGCGGAGGACGTCGCCGCGGAGACGTTCCTCGTCGCCTACGACCGCCGGTCGACGTTCGACCCGGCCCGCGGTGACCTGCGGGCCTGGCTGTTCGGCATCGCGACGAACCTCGTTTCGCGCCACCGCCGCAAGGAAGCCCGCCACTACCGCGCCCTCACCCGGATCGAGGTGCCGCCACCGGTCGAGGGCCACGAAAACCGCGTCGTCCTGAGCGGTCAGCTGGCGAAAGCGCTGGCGCGGCTGACCGCGGGCGAACGCGACGTCCTGCTGCTCGTGGCCCTCGCCGACCTCGGTTACGCCGAAGTCGGCGAAGCGCTCGGCATCTCTCCCGGCACGGTCGGCTCCCGGCTGACGCGTGCTCGCAAGAAGCTCGCCCCTGTTCTCGCCCCGGAGGCCTCCGATGGATGA
- a CDS encoding amidase: protein MTELPDLTAVELVAHYRAKTLSPVEVTEAVLHRIEAREPELHALYAYDPLGALDDAKASEARWAADEPLGPIDGVPLTLKENIATRGTPVPLGTAATALTPAAEDAPAAARVRESGGVLLAKTTMPDYGMLTSGLSSFHETARNPWLISASPGGSSAGAGAAAAAGYGPLHVGTDIGGSIRLPAGWCGLTGLKPSFGRVPVDPPFLGRVAGPMTRTVADTALLMSVLSAPDERDHLSLPPADLAWTSPAGSLAGLRVGLHLDPGVGLPVDPATLDAVTAAARAFEAAGAIVEPVGPFLTREMLDGLDVFWRTRAWSDMQGLPAERRAKVLPYIADWATGGAELSGVAVYRGFAQIDVISVAALRATSAYDVVLSPTCPVAAPPAEWASPTNDPARPFEHIAFTVPYNMSGQPAVSVNCGYTDDGRPIGLQLSGRRFDDIGVLRAAAAYEGLRGPQRAWPIG from the coding sequence ATGACCGAGTTGCCCGACCTGACCGCCGTCGAGCTCGTCGCGCACTACCGCGCGAAGACGCTCTCGCCGGTCGAGGTGACCGAAGCGGTGCTGCACCGCATCGAGGCACGAGAGCCGGAGCTGCACGCGTTGTACGCGTACGACCCTTTAGGCGCTCTCGACGACGCGAAGGCGTCCGAAGCGCGCTGGGCGGCCGACGAGCCGCTCGGCCCGATCGACGGCGTCCCCCTGACGCTCAAGGAAAACATCGCGACCCGCGGCACGCCGGTCCCGCTCGGCACCGCGGCGACCGCGCTGACCCCGGCCGCCGAGGACGCCCCGGCGGCGGCGCGCGTCCGCGAGTCCGGCGGCGTTCTGCTGGCCAAGACGACCATGCCGGACTACGGGATGCTGACGTCCGGGCTCTCGAGCTTCCACGAAACGGCCCGGAACCCGTGGCTGATTTCGGCGTCGCCGGGCGGTTCGAGCGCGGGGGCCGGCGCGGCGGCCGCGGCGGGCTACGGACCCCTGCACGTCGGCACCGACATCGGCGGCTCGATCCGGCTGCCCGCGGGCTGGTGCGGCCTGACCGGCCTGAAGCCGAGCTTCGGCCGCGTCCCGGTCGACCCGCCGTTCCTCGGCCGGGTGGCGGGCCCGATGACGCGGACGGTCGCCGACACGGCGTTGCTGATGAGCGTCCTGTCGGCGCCCGACGAGCGTGACCACCTGAGCCTGCCGCCGGCGGATCTGGCGTGGACTTCCCCCGCGGGTTCCCTGGCCGGTCTGCGCGTCGGCCTGCACCTCGACCCCGGCGTCGGCCTCCCGGTGGATCCGGCGACGCTCGACGCCGTCACCGCGGCGGCGCGTGCCTTCGAGGCCGCGGGCGCGATCGTCGAGCCGGTCGGTCCGTTCCTGACCCGCGAAATGCTCGACGGCCTCGACGTCTTCTGGCGCACGCGCGCCTGGTCCGACATGCAGGGGCTGCCGGCGGAGCGGCGCGCGAAGGTCCTCCCGTACATCGCGGACTGGGCCACGGGCGGCGCGGAGCTGTCCGGAGTGGCCGTCTACCGCGGTTTCGCCCAGATCGACGTGATCAGCGTGGCGGCGTTGCGCGCGACTTCCGCTTACGACGTCGTTCTCTCGCCGACGTGCCCGGTCGCGGCCCCGCCGGCGGAGTGGGCGTCGCCCACGAACGACCCGGCGCGGCCGTTCGAGCACATCGCGTTCACCGTCCCGTACAACATGTCCGGCCAGCCGGCGGTGTCGGTGAACTGCGGCTACACCGACGACGGCCGTCCGATCGGCCTGCAGCTCAGCGGCCGCCGCTTCGACGACATCGGCGTCCTGCGCGCGGCCGCGGCGTACGAAGGCCTTCGCGGCCCGCAGCGCGCCTGGCCGATCGGGTAG
- a CDS encoding SDR family NAD(P)-dependent oxidoreductase, producing the protein MNYSTLFRLDGRRALVLGAGGIGREAARALAAHGADVVCADRDLEAAREAGVGEAYEIDLLAPGAVDKAASELGPLDVVVLTAATNVRKRLLDYTREEFDRVIALNLGVSFEVVRVFGAGMVARGRGSIIGFSSIRGTTVEPGQGPYAATKAGLVQLFRTAAAEFGPAGVRVNAIAPGVVETPLTAQIKANPEWYDAYAAKGALGRWARPDELAGAVVYLASDASSFVTGSVLAVDGGWTAVDGRFEPPAS; encoded by the coding sequence GTGAACTACTCGACGTTGTTCCGCTTGGACGGCCGCCGCGCGCTCGTGCTCGGCGCCGGTGGCATCGGCCGCGAAGCCGCCCGCGCGCTGGCCGCGCACGGCGCCGACGTGGTGTGCGCGGACCGCGACCTCGAAGCCGCGCGCGAGGCGGGCGTCGGCGAGGCGTACGAAATCGACCTGCTCGCGCCCGGTGCCGTGGACAAGGCGGCGAGTGAGCTCGGCCCGCTCGACGTCGTCGTGCTGACCGCCGCGACGAACGTCCGCAAGCGGCTGCTGGACTACACGCGCGAGGAGTTCGACCGCGTCATCGCGCTGAACCTCGGTGTGTCGTTCGAGGTCGTGCGCGTCTTCGGCGCCGGCATGGTCGCGCGCGGGCGGGGCAGCATCATCGGCTTCTCGTCGATCCGCGGCACGACCGTCGAGCCCGGCCAAGGTCCGTACGCGGCCACGAAAGCCGGGCTGGTCCAGCTGTTCCGGACGGCGGCGGCGGAGTTCGGCCCGGCCGGCGTACGGGTCAACGCCATCGCGCCCGGCGTCGTCGAGACGCCGTTGACCGCGCAGATCAAGGCGAACCCCGAGTGGTACGACGCTTACGCGGCGAAGGGCGCGTTGGGGCGCTGGGCGCGGCCGGACGAGCTCGCCGGCGCGGTCGTGTACCTCGCTTCGGACGCTTCGTCGTTCGTCACCGGCTCCGTGCTCGCGGTGGACGGCGGCTGGACCGCCGTCGACGGCCGCTTCGAACCGCCTGCCTCGTAA
- a CDS encoding aldehyde dehydrogenase family protein — translation MAEYPGGLPIGAGWVSTVDVEEIVFPYDGSVIGTAPVGTPELAARAVDEAVAVAREVASLPSRVRRSLLNDVASAVRDRREEFENLLVLETGKPLVDCRVEVARTIVTWEAAAEEVSRLHGETVPLDLLPAGDGLVGFWKRKPIGVVVGIAGFNYPLLLASHKIAPAIAAGCPVIVKPAPQAPLATLWLVHLVRTLAPLPAMVQLVTGDAGVGAALTTDRRIGAVSFTGSAAVGHRIARDAAPTKTLLELGSNAALVVAADADLEAAVDAVLRGGFYASGQACISVQRVLVVAPVAEEFTERLLARLGEVVVGDPRDERTRVSALIDPASTDRVAAWIEKAGGRRVGGGVDGTVLRPTVLLDVPDGVEAWDEEIFGPVVCVRTVSDVDEAFAAVNASRYGLHASVYSKSLNTAFRALDELEVGGVVVNEVPGFRSDTMPYGGVKDSGIGREGPRFAVEELTVTRMAVLRP, via the coding sequence ATGGCTGAGTACCCCGGCGGCCTGCCGATCGGAGCGGGCTGGGTGTCCACTGTGGACGTTGAAGAAATCGTTTTCCCCTACGACGGGAGCGTCATCGGCACCGCGCCGGTCGGCACTCCTGAGCTGGCTGCTCGCGCGGTGGACGAAGCTGTCGCCGTTGCGCGCGAAGTGGCTTCGCTGCCTTCGCGGGTTCGCCGTTCGCTGCTCAACGACGTCGCTTCGGCGGTGCGAGACCGGCGCGAGGAGTTCGAGAACCTGCTCGTGCTGGAGACCGGGAAGCCGCTGGTCGACTGCCGCGTCGAGGTCGCGCGCACGATCGTCACGTGGGAAGCCGCTGCCGAAGAGGTGTCGCGGCTGCACGGCGAGACCGTGCCGCTGGACTTGTTGCCCGCCGGCGACGGACTGGTCGGGTTCTGGAAGCGCAAGCCGATCGGCGTCGTCGTCGGCATCGCGGGCTTCAACTACCCGCTGCTGCTGGCGTCGCACAAGATCGCCCCGGCGATCGCCGCGGGCTGCCCGGTGATCGTCAAGCCCGCGCCCCAGGCACCGCTGGCCACCCTGTGGCTGGTGCACCTGGTCCGGACGCTCGCGCCGCTTCCCGCCATGGTCCAGCTGGTCACCGGCGACGCCGGGGTGGGTGCCGCGCTGACGACCGACCGCCGGATCGGCGCGGTCTCGTTCACCGGCTCAGCCGCGGTCGGCCACCGCATCGCCCGCGACGCCGCCCCGACGAAGACGCTGCTGGAGCTGGGTTCGAACGCGGCGCTCGTCGTCGCGGCGGACGCGGACCTCGAAGCCGCGGTGGACGCCGTGTTGCGCGGCGGTTTCTACGCGTCCGGCCAGGCCTGCATCTCGGTGCAGCGAGTCCTCGTCGTCGCGCCGGTTGCCGAGGAGTTCACCGAACGGCTGCTGGCGCGGCTCGGCGAAGTCGTCGTCGGCGATCCGCGGGACGAGCGGACGCGGGTGTCCGCACTGATCGACCCCGCGTCCACCGACCGCGTCGCCGCCTGGATCGAAAAGGCCGGCGGCCGCCGGGTCGGCGGAGGTGTCGACGGCACGGTGCTGCGGCCGACCGTCCTGCTCGACGTCCCGGACGGCGTCGAAGCCTGGGACGAGGAGATCTTCGGCCCGGTCGTCTGCGTGCGCACGGTGTCCGATGTGGACGAAGCCTTCGCCGCGGTCAACGCGTCCCGCTACGGCCTCCACGCCAGCGTCTACAGCAAGTCCTTGAACACGGCGTTCCGCGCGCTCGACGAGCTGGAGGTCGGCGGCGTCGTCGTCAACGAGGTGCCCGGGTTCCGCTCGGACACCATGCCCTACGGCGGGGTGAAGGACTCCGGCATCGGCCGCGAAGGACCGCGGTTCGCCGTCGAAGAGCTGACCGTGACGAGGATGGCGGTGCTGCGCCCGTGA
- a CDS encoding ABC transporter ATP-binding protein produces the protein MSIIEVRDLERRYARRDVHALRGVSFDVEAGQRFGIVGESGSGKSTLVRLLAALDKPTAGTVTFQGRRIDDLPERKLGFLRSELQIVFQDPMGSLDPRMRVRDIISEPLGRREPDRVAELLAAVGLPVDAAQRYPHQFSGGQRQRISIARALAPHPSVLIADEPVSALDVSVRGQILDLLDQLVEQFALTLIFVSHDLGVVRHVCDRVAVMRRGEIVELGDVGQVYEAPRHEYTRELLAAAPNLRAELARLSGGDDG, from the coding sequence ATGAGCATCATCGAAGTCCGCGACCTCGAACGCCGGTACGCGCGGCGGGACGTCCACGCGCTGCGCGGCGTCAGCTTCGACGTCGAGGCCGGACAGCGCTTCGGCATCGTCGGCGAGTCCGGCTCCGGCAAGTCCACGCTGGTCCGGCTGCTGGCCGCGCTCGACAAGCCGACGGCCGGCACGGTCACGTTCCAAGGTCGCCGGATCGACGACCTGCCCGAACGCAAACTCGGCTTCCTGCGGTCGGAACTGCAGATCGTCTTCCAGGACCCGATGGGTTCGCTCGACCCCCGTATGCGCGTGCGGGACATCATTTCCGAACCGCTGGGCCGCCGCGAACCCGACCGCGTCGCCGAGCTGCTCGCCGCCGTCGGCCTGCCCGTCGACGCCGCCCAGCGCTACCCGCACCAGTTCTCCGGCGGCCAGCGGCAGCGCATCTCCATCGCCCGCGCGCTCGCGCCCCACCCGAGCGTCCTGATCGCCGACGAGCCGGTCAGCGCGCTCGACGTCTCCGTGCGCGGCCAGATCCTCGACCTCCTGGACCAGCTGGTGGAGCAGTTCGCGCTGACGCTGATCTTCGTCTCGCACGACCTCGGCGTCGTCCGGCACGTCTGCGACCGCGTGGCCGTGATGCGCCGCGGCGAGATCGTCGAACTCGGCGACGTCGGCCAGGTCTACGAGGCGCCGCGGCACGAGTACACGCGGGAACTGCTGGCCGCCGCGCCGAACCTGCGCGCCGAGCTGGCCCGGCTGAGCGGAGGCGACGATGGCTGA
- a CDS encoding ABC transporter ATP-binding protein: protein MTLSVRGLGVSSLVRDVSFEIGAGERVGLIGESGSGKSLTALSIMGLLPEELRASGSVRLGDRELLGMSEKDLSRLRGDELAMVFQEPMTALNPAMRVGRQVTEPGRIHGRRRSADELLGAVGLAGTARAYPHQLSGGQRQRVVLAMALANGPSLLICDEPTTALDVTVQAQILTLIKAALSRESALLFISHDLAVVASVCERVLVMLDGEIVEAGSTREVLTAPKHEYTRKLLAASDLEGRR from the coding sequence ATGACGCTTTCTGTGCGTGGCCTCGGCGTTTCTTCACTCGTCCGCGACGTCTCCTTCGAGATCGGCGCGGGCGAGCGCGTCGGGTTGATCGGCGAGTCCGGCTCGGGGAAGTCGTTGACGGCGTTGTCGATCATGGGCCTGCTGCCCGAAGAGCTGCGCGCGTCGGGCTCGGTCCGGCTGGGCGATCGCGAGCTGCTCGGAATGTCCGAAAAGGACCTCTCCCGGCTGCGCGGCGACGAGCTGGCCATGGTGTTCCAGGAGCCGATGACGGCGTTGAACCCGGCCATGCGCGTCGGCCGCCAGGTCACCGAGCCCGGGCGGATCCACGGCCGCCGCCGGTCCGCGGACGAACTCCTCGGCGCGGTCGGGCTGGCGGGCACCGCTCGCGCGTACCCGCACCAGCTGTCCGGCGGGCAGCGGCAGCGGGTCGTGCTGGCGATGGCGCTGGCCAACGGGCCGTCGCTGCTGATCTGCGACGAGCCGACCACCGCGCTCGACGTCACCGTCCAGGCCCAGATCCTCACCCTGATCAAAGCCGCACTTTCACGTGAAAGTGCGCTCCTCTTCATCAGCCACGATCTCGCGGTGGTGGCGTCGGTGTGCGAGCGCGTGCTCGTGATGCTGGACGGCGAGATCGTCGAAGCGGGCTCGACACGCGAAGTCCTGACGGCGCCGAAACACGAGTACACGCGCAAGCTCCTGGCCGCTTCGGACCTGGAGGGCCGTCGATGA
- a CDS encoding ABC transporter permease, with the protein MRNLVLGGVLVGLVVLAALLSFVWTPFDPVKVDAASRLLDSGAAHWFGTDKFGRDLLSQLMVGARTTLYVGVVAVGIAAVIGTPLGILAGMSPRWLGEFVMRVNDLVLAFPALLLAIMFGAVFGADTLTAMVAIGIATIPSFARIARSGTLQVMSTEFVLAARAGGRSRLTIAVRHVLPNISGLLIVQASVSFAIAVLAEAALSFLGFGTRPPTPSWGRMLQESQELLTVHPRLALVPGIAIAVAVLGFNLLGDGLRDRLDPRLAARV; encoded by the coding sequence ATGCGCAATCTCGTCCTCGGCGGGGTGCTCGTCGGCCTGGTCGTGCTGGCCGCGCTGCTGTCGTTCGTGTGGACGCCGTTCGACCCGGTGAAGGTGGACGCGGCGAGCCGGCTGCTCGATTCCGGCGCGGCCCACTGGTTCGGCACCGACAAGTTCGGGCGCGACCTGCTGAGCCAGCTCATGGTCGGCGCCCGCACCACGTTGTACGTCGGTGTCGTCGCCGTCGGCATCGCCGCGGTGATCGGCACGCCGCTGGGCATCCTCGCCGGGATGTCCCCGCGGTGGCTCGGCGAGTTCGTCATGCGGGTCAACGACCTCGTGCTCGCGTTCCCCGCGCTGCTGCTGGCGATCATGTTCGGCGCGGTGTTCGGGGCGGACACGCTGACCGCGATGGTCGCGATCGGCATCGCCACGATCCCGTCGTTCGCGCGGATCGCGCGCTCCGGGACGCTGCAGGTGATGAGCACCGAGTTCGTGCTCGCCGCGCGGGCCGGCGGCCGGTCGCGGCTCACCATCGCCGTGCGGCACGTGCTGCCGAACATCTCCGGCCTGCTGATCGTGCAGGCGTCGGTGTCGTTCGCGATCGCCGTGCTCGCCGAAGCGGCGTTGTCGTTCCTGGGCTTCGGCACGCGGCCGCCGACGCCGTCGTGGGGCCGGATGCTGCAGGAGTCCCAAGAACTCTTGACCGTGCACCCGCGGCTGGCGCTGGTGCCGGGCATCGCGATCGCCGTCGCCGTGCTCGGGTTCAACCTCCTCGGCGACGGCCTGCGCGACCGCCTCGACCCCCGATTGGCGGCGCGGGTATGA
- a CDS encoding ABC transporter permease, protein MTAKVLRRVAIFVVSVLVASIVVFLFMAVLPGDPAQVALGVNATPELLAKTRAEFGIDRPLVTQYFDWISRVLRGDFGRSYVTRDSIGPQLLDRLGVTLWLVGAGMLVALVIAVPAGTFAAVKHRKAAGASVSGLSQIGVAIPAFLAGIILVQIFAVQLRWLPSGGWTPPDQNAGEFVRGLILPALSLGLVQGAVLTRYVRSAVLDTLGQDYLRTARSKGLRPGQALVRHGLRNASVPVVTVLGLQLATLLIGAVVVERVFVLPGLGSMLLDAVASRDLLTVQGIVLVLVVGVLLVNFVVDLLYTVLDPRLRGS, encoded by the coding sequence ATGACCGCCAAGGTGCTGCGCCGGGTGGCGATCTTCGTGGTCAGCGTGCTGGTCGCGTCGATCGTGGTGTTCCTGTTCATGGCCGTGCTGCCGGGCGATCCGGCGCAGGTCGCGCTCGGCGTCAACGCGACGCCGGAGCTGCTCGCCAAGACCCGCGCGGAGTTCGGCATCGACCGGCCGCTGGTCACGCAGTACTTCGACTGGATCTCCCGTGTGCTGCGCGGCGACTTCGGCCGCTCGTACGTCACGCGCGACTCCATCGGCCCGCAGTTGCTCGACCGCCTCGGCGTCACGCTCTGGCTGGTCGGCGCGGGCATGCTGGTGGCGCTGGTGATCGCGGTCCCCGCGGGCACGTTCGCCGCGGTGAAGCACCGGAAGGCGGCCGGTGCGAGCGTTTCCGGGCTCTCGCAGATCGGCGTCGCGATCCCCGCGTTCCTCGCCGGGATCATCCTCGTGCAGATCTTCGCCGTGCAGCTGCGCTGGCTGCCGTCGGGCGGCTGGACACCGCCGGACCAGAACGCGGGCGAGTTCGTCCGCGGGCTGATCCTCCCCGCGTTGTCGCTCGGTCTGGTGCAAGGTGCGGTGCTCACGCGCTATGTGCGTTCCGCCGTGCTCGACACGCTCGGCCAGGACTACCTGCGCACCGCGCGGTCCAAGGGCTTGCGGCCGGGGCAAGCGCTGGTGCGCCACGGCTTGCGCAACGCCTCCGTGCCCGTCGTGACCGTGCTCGGCCTGCAGCTGGCGACGCTGCTGATCGGCGCGGTCGTCGTCGAGCGCGTGTTCGTCCTGCCCGGCCTGGGCTCGATGCTGCTGGACGCCGTCGCTTCCCGCGATCTGCTGACCGTGCAGGGAATCGTGCTCGTACTGGTGGTCGGCGTGCTGCTGGTCAACTTCGTCGTCGACCTCCTCTACACCGTGCTCGATCCGCGATTGCGGGGTTCGTGA
- a CDS encoding ABC transporter substrate-binding protein: MKARLHVLAAVLLLVVSGCSAGSSASVSAGPDTLSVGFTAEPANFDFTRTDGAAIPQALLYNVYEGLVKLDSQGRVVPLLAKSWTISADRKTYDFQLQPGVKFSNGAPFTAEDVKFSLLRVKTDWTISIKSTMDVVDHVDVVAPDHARVVLSKPSNGWLFSLTSRLGAMFSPTGVADLATKPVGTGPYVVAARKRGDSVVLKANPAYWGRKPAYSTVVLKYIKDPTALNNALSSNGIDVISAITAPDSIPQFQADDRFQVVQGTSNSEVTLAMNGARPPLNDVRVRQALTYAIDRKALLDTAWAGRGTLIGSMVPPTDPWYEDLSKVYPFDPGRAKAMLTEAGATNLNLRLRIPNLPYAVSAAQVVQSQLADVGVRTTIEPLDFPAVWLKQVFTDHDYDLSIIQHVEARDITTFGKPKYYWGYDSKRVQQLLAEADSGTPEQQVADMKQVARQLNTDAAADWLFLFPNVIVAKAKVGGFVQNQVSESFDLTGLAPR; encoded by the coding sequence ATGAAAGCCCGACTTCACGTGCTGGCAGCGGTGCTGCTGCTCGTGGTGTCCGGCTGCTCGGCCGGCTCGTCGGCGAGCGTTTCCGCCGGTCCGGACACGCTTTCCGTCGGCTTCACGGCGGAACCGGCGAACTTCGACTTCACGCGCACGGACGGCGCCGCGATCCCGCAGGCGTTGCTCTACAACGTCTACGAAGGCCTGGTGAAGCTCGACTCGCAGGGGCGCGTGGTGCCGTTGCTCGCGAAGTCGTGGACGATCAGCGCGGACCGCAAGACCTACGACTTCCAGCTGCAGCCCGGCGTCAAGTTCAGCAACGGCGCGCCCTTCACCGCCGAAGACGTCAAGTTCTCGCTGCTGCGCGTGAAGACCGACTGGACGATCTCGATCAAGTCCACGATGGACGTCGTCGACCACGTCGACGTCGTGGCGCCGGATCACGCGCGGGTGGTGCTCTCGAAGCCGTCCAACGGCTGGTTGTTCAGCCTCACCAGCCGGCTCGGCGCGATGTTCAGCCCGACCGGCGTCGCCGATCTGGCGACCAAGCCGGTCGGCACCGGGCCGTACGTCGTGGCGGCGCGCAAGCGCGGCGACTCCGTGGTGCTGAAGGCGAACCCCGCGTACTGGGGCCGGAAACCGGCGTACTCGACCGTCGTCCTCAAGTACATCAAGGACCCGACCGCGCTGAACAACGCGTTGTCCAGCAACGGCATCGACGTCATCTCGGCGATCACCGCGCCCGATTCGATCCCGCAGTTCCAGGCCGACGACCGGTTCCAGGTCGTCCAGGGCACCTCGAACTCCGAGGTCACGCTGGCCATGAACGGCGCGCGGCCGCCGCTGAACGACGTCCGCGTGCGCCAGGCCCTGACGTACGCGATCGACCGGAAGGCGCTGCTCGACACGGCGTGGGCCGGGCGCGGCACGCTGATCGGCAGCATGGTCCCGCCGACCGATCCCTGGTACGAGGACCTTTCGAAGGTCTACCCGTTCGATCCCGGGCGCGCGAAGGCGATGCTGACCGAAGCCGGCGCGACGAACCTGAACCTGCGCCTGCGGATCCCGAACCTGCCCTACGCGGTGTCGGCCGCGCAGGTCGTCCAGTCGCAGCTCGCCGACGTGGGCGTGCGGACCACGATCGAGCCGCTCGACTTCCCGGCGGTGTGGCTGAAGCAGGTGTTCACCGACCACGACTACGACCTGTCGATCATCCAGCACGTCGAAGCCCGCGACATCACGACGTTCGGGAAACCGAAGTACTACTGGGGTTACGACAGCAAGCGCGTCCAGCAGCTGCTCGCCGAGGCCGACAGCGGGACGCCGGAGCAGCAGGTCGCGGACATGAAGCAGGTGGCGCGGCAGCTCAACACCGACGCCGCCGCGGACTGGCTCTTCCTGTTCCCCAACGTGATCGTGGCGAAGGCCAAGGTCGGCGGGTTCGTCCAGAACCAGGTCAGCGAGTCGTTCGACCTCACCGGACTGGCCCCGCGATGA
- a CDS encoding FadR/GntR family transcriptional regulator, with the protein MRFEPVAPVRAYERVVEQIEQAVISGELKPGERLPSERELMTQFGVGRSTIREALRVLQAAEMIRSRPGDPRGPEVLAASPAALHRSMHRLARANHVGLAELLQFRMILDGSAHLLAAELRTEDDLAGLDTALESMREGVSRGYAEFSRADVAFHEVIARISRNPLLVVSEEVVRGVVLELIEDKLAHASDRTSLMRSWLAHHAEVLDAIRAADGAGAAHLAKQALYDNYAEYVPAPQRPLLAPLLRS; encoded by the coding sequence ATGCGGTTCGAACCGGTGGCTCCGGTCCGCGCGTACGAGCGGGTCGTCGAGCAGATCGAGCAGGCCGTGATCAGTGGCGAGCTCAAGCCGGGCGAGCGGCTGCCGAGCGAACGCGAACTGATGACTCAGTTCGGCGTCGGCCGCTCGACGATCCGGGAAGCCCTGCGCGTGCTGCAGGCCGCCGAAATGATCCGCTCGCGGCCCGGCGACCCGCGTGGACCCGAGGTGCTGGCCGCCTCCCCCGCCGCGTTGCACCGCTCGATGCACCGGCTCGCGCGGGCGAACCACGTCGGGCTCGCCGAACTCCTGCAGTTCCGGATGATCCTCGACGGCTCGGCCCACCTGCTCGCGGCGGAGCTGCGCACCGAAGACGACTTGGCCGGTCTCGACACGGCGTTGGAGTCCATGCGCGAAGGCGTCTCCCGCGGGTACGCGGAGTTCAGCCGCGCGGACGTCGCGTTCCACGAAGTCATCGCACGGATCTCGCGCAATCCCCTCCTGGTGGTCAGCGAGGAAGTCGTGCGCGGGGTCGTGCTGGAACTGATCGAGGACAAGCTCGCGCACGCCAGCGACCGGACGTCGCTGATGCGCTCCTGGCTCGCGCACCACGCCGAAGTGCTCGACGCGATCCGGGCCGCCGACGGCGCGGGCGCGGCGCACCTGGCCAAACAGGCGTTGTACGACAACTACGCCGAATACGTGCCCGCTCCGCAACGCCCGCTGCTGGCGCCGTTGCTGCGGTCCTAG
- a CDS encoding patatin-like phospholipase family protein: MDAAKRDGVGLALSGGGYRAMLFHAGALWRLNELGWLPKLTTVSSVSGGSIAAGVLAHAWHKLYFGEDGVAENFGKEVVQPLRKLARTNLDIPVTLKALAMPWRSAGEELARRYAKHLFGDCRLADLDPAGPNFVFTATSLQDGSLWWFFRQAGPHGQIPLATAVAASSAFPPLLSPVVIPDPHQPDRKIVLSDAGVYDNLGLDPIENQRATVLVSDAGKKMKHEEKPSHNWPMQLFRVLTVMDNQVRELRTGSLLKSYQDKHFAGTYWATYSDISHFDLPDALPAPVERTRALAVTKTRLARMSEKTQDNLINWGYAVCDAGMRRWVCPGTTLKPEFPYPGSGVG, encoded by the coding sequence GTGGACGCGGCGAAACGAGACGGTGTCGGGCTCGCGCTTTCCGGGGGTGGTTACCGGGCGATGCTCTTCCACGCCGGCGCGCTCTGGCGCCTCAACGAACTCGGCTGGCTGCCGAAGCTGACCACCGTTTCCAGCGTTTCCGGCGGGTCGATCGCGGCCGGGGTGCTGGCGCACGCGTGGCACAAGCTGTACTTCGGCGAAGACGGCGTCGCGGAGAACTTCGGCAAGGAAGTCGTGCAGCCGCTGCGGAAACTGGCACGCACGAACCTCGACATCCCGGTGACGCTGAAAGCGCTGGCCATGCCGTGGCGCAGCGCGGGCGAAGAACTCGCACGCCGGTACGCGAAGCACCTCTTCGGCGACTGCCGCCTCGCGGACCTCGATCCGGCCGGCCCGAACTTCGTGTTCACCGCGACCAGCCTGCAGGACGGCTCGCTGTGGTGGTTCTTCCGCCAAGCCGGGCCGCACGGGCAGATCCCGCTCGCGACGGCGGTGGCCGCGTCGTCGGCGTTCCCGCCGCTGCTTTCGCCGGTCGTGATCCCGGACCCGCACCAGCCGGACCGCAAGATCGTGCTCAGCGACGCCGGGGTGTACGACAACCTCGGCCTGGACCCGATCGAGAACCAGCGCGCGACCGTCCTGGTCAGCGACGCGGGCAAGAAGATGAAGCACGAGGAAAAGCCGAGCCACAACTGGCCGATGCAGCTGTTCCGCGTGCTGACCGTGATGGACAACCAGGTCCGCGAGCTGCGCACCGGCTCACTGCTGAAGTCCTACCAGGACAAGCACTTCGCCGGGACGTACTGGGCGACCTACAGCGACATCTCGCACTTCGACCTGCCCGACGCGCTGCCGGCGCCGGTCGAGCGGACCCGCGCGCTGGCCGTGACGAAGACGCGGCTGGCCCGGATGTCGGAGAAGACGCAGGACAACCTGATCAACTGGGGTTACGCGGTGTGCGACGCCGGCATGCGCCGCTGGGTCTGCCCGGGAACGACGCTGAAGCCGGAGTTCCCGTACCCGGGTTCAGGCGTTGGCTAG